A genomic stretch from Methanobrevibacter sp. includes:
- a CDS encoding Ig-like domain repeat protein produces MNKKFFILMLLVLFLSTTFVSASELENTSAVSVYNEDSIDNIGSVDCQDEINFEENPLQSPYKDNTSDEEYLQKSSENSLKSSDSKDVIVVNDWDELQFYCAQTDRDYTLKLKEDTNFYPTDPHNPTYQIKIKNNVKIIGGKGAYIGDSSSNVRDIMFVAFLVEDNSIYGSLNFENVTFKHIWSVYSTMGATGGTRDGIFMQMGGIRNNIIKNCIFQDILSQYGHATIVYLKKGSATLDNCSFINCTSGYGAVSVYDPNSVKSTDMIVRNCYFENNYASTEPGCINNCGKLTVYNTTFVKNRSFWWAGAIHTHAGGNTTIYDSNFTDNVAGWNGGALYTYAYLQIYNSIFVGNNCTTNNGGGAIGACSYQTDPHIYIENCLFKDNANNCWSLDELSTSGTGRGGAISLMDAGSIEVRDTTFIANSAAHGTAICAYDVAAYGSPDIIIVNNTFINHTRIGDVLIVRVTGTILNVSNNYFEGNSIEFSNLTLTKLSEGKEQSILQVNASLTNPTYYDSDILEKTLYDVYINNKYVKTVNSSTFSVDFGDYDICDVYVIPTISNRKSNEVTITSTREYIFVSKSNGNDTNNGISRQTPVNTIKRALELAGTCQNIILLDGDYSEDNIQIDYDVTIKGEGNATLTNATSFISNSNFTLKNLKINNLNSNIFINQIKNSLSISHCIFTNNDGVLVNNAGFASISDSILLNNSQIITGNLNNINVEYNWWGNAQPDLNINKFITLNITSDFESLENTHKANVNVNFYTNENQIYSNLPDIDLNILTINGIANENIIKSNSQVVYTLTAFEDGALSVNYNDFTTTKSFEFLKSNPIISLATEEVMVGDDVVIKVNLPSDCEGNLTVNVGNISKTNNVGSPVFTFSDLKAGTYNITVIYSGDKKYLSKNLTAGVNVDKYESSTLLSISEVNVGEDVLLTITTTDSSTGAITLTINNSTQTLTLNNSKVSYTIKNIKRGDYRITAVYSGDEKYLSSQDSKFIEVDNLNATMEITAQDIVYGETEIIKITLNDDATGEVTVTVDGVTNTSRIVNGKAELPISNLNAGFKNITVFYSGDDTYFNLTETSNFTIDKADLTFNISSTDIKIGKVAEITIQVAPRTTGTFTIGSDILTIPMSGLVTYGIADLEIGDYTYTAVYNGNNYKTVSNSTSFVVSEYPIPQVPNDGLNPQNNHKSDYETSANGNVAFIIPFNETLTGDLVIDSLGNVYLTSDSGIYCFNQTSKLWYWSSNTFEGNLSGISISRDVVIAPKSGDTLYFINQTTGERYGGSNIYQGSSLFAPVVDSNANLFIVSEYQYSSEDYKLVFIPYSLWENGGDPTLVTIGNSKPLCSPTLNDDIIVVISDNRFRLINAKTLETVSIKSGNFQAVRPVIGEGNIIYAILSDSIVAYNSNGVQVWKTKVTGGAGTTLALDNEQGLYHVNAKGILYRYDLIDGKQSKFSDIKVTSGILIDANNNLYFASENIFYAVDCEGNILWKSILDSKITGNPVMDASGLIYVPTENSIVALTYAPLRDAVNVTVNDIFVGETAQITIDADSQIVNQFTYTINGETFTGDAGTITKSLSDLKAGNYSVEISYEGDARFNSQNQVFTFEVKKLTPTLTASAENITVGQTLQISIDTNAAGLIYTVVNGNNYTAENNRIIIPNLKANTYTASIVYAGNDKYESIAKEVKFTVSKMNVSLDDALSISDDNTTFTVKLAGDATGNIKVSVDNVDYTKDLSGGLAEVVIPKLSEGPHNIKITYSGDDKYLESTKSIIINGENVTPVDNTTQPVDNTTNTTQPDDNATNTSDTNQSVSVPDEAFTIPEDGSDYSISLPSDATGTLTVTVDGNEYSQELVNGKATVTVPELSEGSHNVTVTYSGDSKYAPVTKTTVVVKDPVNATGDNNSTSGNNTGNNTGDNNSTGENATQSVPDEAFTIPEDGSDYSISLPSDATGTLTVTVDGKEYSQVLVNGKATVTVPELSEGSHNVTVTYSGDSKYAPVTKTSVVVKDPVNSTSGNNTGNNTGDNNSTGENATQSVPDEAFTISESGSDYSISLPSDATGTLTVTVDGVPYTQTLVNGKATVSIPELSEGSHNITVTYSGDSKYASITKSSVVVKEHIPLIKLTASNLSMLYTSGKYFKVRLTSDGKALPNQKVKITINGKTYTKTTDNNGYASLKISLPPKAYTVKATYGNLTLTKKVTVKTVVQAKNINAKKSSKSIKIKVTLKKVNKKYLKNKKVTLKFNKKTFKAKTNKKGVVTFTIKKNVYNKLKANKKYTYQVIYAKDKVKKTIKFKK; encoded by the coding sequence ATGAATAAAAAATTCTTCATCTTGATGTTATTGGTGTTATTTTTAAGCACTACTTTTGTGTCTGCAAGTGAACTTGAAAATACAAGTGCTGTTTCAGTATATAATGAAGATTCAATAGATAATATTGGTTCTGTTGATTGTCAAGATGAAATTAATTTTGAAGAGAATCCTCTTCAAAGTCCATATAAAGATAATACATCTGATGAGGAATATCTTCAGAAGTCCTCTGAAAATTCTTTAAAATCAAGTGATTCAAAAGATGTTATTGTTGTTAATGATTGGGATGAATTACAATTTTATTGTGCTCAAACTGATCGAGATTATACTTTAAAATTAAAGGAAGATACTAATTTTTATCCTACCGACCCTCACAATCCAACTTATCAAATTAAAATTAAAAACAATGTTAAAATTATTGGAGGTAAAGGAGCATATATTGGTGATTCATCATCAAATGTTAGAGACATTATGTTCGTGGCTTTTTTAGTTGAAGATAATTCAATTTATGGGTCATTAAATTTTGAAAATGTAACTTTTAAACATATTTGGTCTGTTTATTCCACAATGGGTGCTACCGGTGGAACTCGTGATGGTATTTTCATGCAGATGGGCGGAATAAGAAATAATATTATTAAAAACTGTATTTTTCAGGATATTCTTTCCCAATATGGACATGCAACCATAGTTTATCTTAAAAAAGGTTCTGCTACTTTAGATAATTGTAGTTTTATAAATTGTACTAGTGGTTACGGTGCGGTTAGTGTCTATGATCCAAATAGTGTGAAATCCACTGATATGATTGTTCGTAATTGTTATTTTGAAAATAACTATGCATCTACAGAACCGGGTTGTATTAATAATTGTGGTAAATTGACTGTTTATAATACTACTTTTGTTAAGAATAGGTCTTTTTGGTGGGCTGGTGCAATACATACTCATGCGGGTGGAAATACTACAATTTATGATTCTAATTTCACAGATAATGTTGCTGGTTGGAATGGTGGTGCATTATACACTTATGCTTACTTGCAAATCTATAATTCTATTTTTGTAGGTAACAATTGTACTACTAATAATGGTGGTGGTGCAATAGGTGCATGTTCTTATCAAACTGATCCTCATATTTATATTGAAAACTGTTTGTTTAAAGATAATGCTAATAATTGTTGGTCATTAGATGAGTTATCCACTTCGGGTACTGGTCGTGGTGGTGCTATTTCTTTAATGGATGCTGGTTCTATTGAAGTTCGTGACACTACGTTCATTGCAAATTCAGCAGCTCATGGTACTGCAATTTGTGCATATGATGTTGCAGCATATGGTTCACCAGATATTATTATTGTAAATAATACATTTATCAATCATACTAGAATCGGCGATGTATTGATAGTGAGAGTAACAGGAACTATTCTCAATGTTTCTAATAATTATTTTGAAGGTAATTCTATTGAATTTTCTAATCTAACCCTCACTAAATTAAGCGAAGGTAAAGAACAATCTATTTTACAGGTTAATGCTAGTTTAACTAATCCAACTTATTATGATTCTGATATTCTGGAAAAAACATTGTATGATGTTTACATTAACAATAAGTATGTAAAGACGGTTAATTCATCTACTTTCAGTGTTGATTTTGGTGATTATGATATTTGTGATGTTTATGTGATTCCAACCATTTCAAATCGCAAATCCAATGAAGTAACCATAACAAGCACCAGAGAATACATTTTTGTCTCTAAAAGTAATGGGAATGACACTAACAATGGAATTTCAAGACAAACTCCAGTTAACACTATTAAAAGGGCTTTGGAACTTGCAGGAACTTGTCAAAACATCATTCTTCTAGATGGCGATTACTCAGAGGACAATATCCAAATAGATTATGATGTCACTATTAAAGGTGAGGGAAATGCTACTTTAACTAACGCTACTTCATTTATTAGTAATTCTAATTTCACTTTAAAGAATTTGAAAATCAATAATTTAAACTCCAATATTTTTATCAATCAGATTAAAAATAGTTTATCTATCTCTCATTGTATTTTTACTAATAATGATGGTGTTTTAGTTAATAATGCTGGTTTTGCTTCTATTAGTGATTCTATTTTGTTGAATAACTCTCAAATCATAACTGGTAATCTTAACAATATTAATGTGGAGTATAATTGGTGGGGCAATGCTCAGCCTGACTTAAACATTAACAAGTTTATAACTTTAAACATCACTTCTGATTTTGAATCTTTAGAAAATACTCATAAGGCAAATGTTAATGTTAATTTCTACACAAATGAAAATCAAATATATTCTAATTTACCAGATATTGATTTAAACATTCTCACAATCAATGGAATTGCTAACGAAAACATTATTAAAAGTAATTCCCAAGTTGTTTATACTTTAACTGCATTTGAAGATGGTGCTTTATCAGTTAACTACAATGATTTCACAACCACAAAATCCTTTGAGTTTTTAAAGTCAAATCCTATTATATCTTTAGCAACTGAGGAGGTCATGGTTGGCGATGATGTTGTCATTAAGGTCAATCTTCCAAGTGACTGTGAAGGCAACCTAACTGTTAATGTTGGTAACATTTCCAAAACTAACAATGTTGGTTCTCCAGTTTTCACTTTTAGTGATTTGAAAGCCGGAACTTATAATATCACTGTCATTTATTCAGGTGACAAGAAGTATCTATCTAAAAACTTGACTGCTGGTGTTAATGTTGATAAGTATGAGTCTTCAACTTTGTTAAGCATCAGTGAAGTTAATGTTGGTGAAGATGTCTTATTAACAATCACAACAACAGACTCTTCAACTGGTGCAATAACATTAACTATCAACAATAGTACTCAAACATTAACATTAAATAATTCCAAAGTATCTTACACTATTAAGAACATTAAAAGAGGGGATTATAGGATAACTGCTGTTTATAGTGGTGATGAGAAGTATTTATCAAGCCAAGACTCTAAATTCATTGAAGTTGATAATTTAAATGCTACAATGGAAATCACTGCTCAAGACATTGTTTATGGTGAAACAGAAATTATTAAAATCACTTTAAATGATGATGCAACAGGGGAGGTTACTGTAACTGTTGATGGTGTAACTAACACATCTAGAATAGTTAACGGTAAAGCAGAACTACCAATCTCAAATCTTAATGCAGGTTTTAAAAACATCACGGTTTTCTATAGTGGTGATGATACCTACTTTAACCTTACAGAAACCAGTAATTTCACTATTGATAAGGCTGATTTGACATTTAATATTTCTTCAACTGATATTAAAATAGGAAAAGTTGCTGAAATCACAATTCAGGTTGCTCCAAGAACCACAGGTACTTTCACAATAGGTAGTGACATTCTAACTATTCCGATGTCTGGTCTGGTCACTTATGGTATTGCTGATTTGGAAATTGGGGACTACACTTACACTGCAGTATATAATGGTAATAATTATAAGACTGTTTCAAATTCAACTTCATTTGTTGTTAGTGAGTATCCAATCCCACAAGTACCTAATGATGGTTTAAATCCTCAAAACAATCATAAATCAGATTATGAAACATCAGCTAACGGTAATGTTGCTTTCATTATTCCGTTTAATGAGACTTTAACTGGTGATTTGGTAATTGATAGTTTAGGTAATGTCTACTTAACTTCTGATAGTGGTATTTACTGTTTCAATCAGACCAGCAAGTTATGGTATTGGTCTTCCAACACTTTTGAAGGCAATCTCTCAGGAATTTCAATAAGCCGTGATGTTGTAATTGCTCCTAAATCCGGTGACACATTATATTTCATCAACCAGACTACTGGTGAAAGGTACGGTGGATCCAATATCTATCAGGGTTCCAGTCTATTTGCACCTGTTGTGGACTCCAACGCTAACCTATTCATCGTTAGTGAATACCAGTATTCCTCTGAAGATTATAAACTGGTATTTATTCCGTACAGTTTATGGGAAAATGGTGGTGATCCTACTTTAGTCACTATCGGTAATAGCAAGCCGTTATGTTCTCCAACATTAAATGATGATATAATTGTTGTTATTTCAGATAATAGATTTAGACTTATCAATGCAAAAACATTGGAAACTGTCTCTATTAAGTCAGGTAACTTCCAGGCTGTAAGGCCGGTTATTGGTGAGGGCAATATTATTTATGCCATTTTAAGTGACAGTATTGTTGCTTATAATAGTAATGGTGTGCAGGTCTGGAAAACCAAGGTAACTGGCGGTGCTGGAACAACATTGGCTTTGGATAATGAACAGGGATTGTATCATGTCAATGCTAAAGGAATTCTTTACCGTTATGATTTAATTGATGGTAAACAATCCAAGTTCTCAGATATAAAAGTAACTAGTGGAATATTGATTGATGCTAACAATAACCTGTACTTTGCATCTGAAAACATATTTTATGCAGTGGACTGTGAAGGTAACATATTGTGGAAGTCTATTTTAGACTCTAAAATAACTGGTAATCCTGTCATGGATGCTTCAGGTTTGATTTATGTTCCAACTGAAAACAGTATCGTTGCATTGACATATGCTCCTTTAAGGGATGCAGTCAATGTTACAGTAAATGATATTTTTGTTGGTGAAACTGCACAAATCACAATCGATGCGGATTCACAGATTGTAAATCAGTTCACATACACAATCAATGGTGAAACATTCACTGGGGATGCGGGAACAATCACTAAATCATTATCTGATTTAAAAGCTGGAAACTACAGTGTTGAGATTTCTTATGAGGGTGATGCCAGATTCAACAGTCAAAATCAGGTATTCACATTTGAAGTTAAAAAGCTCACTCCTACATTAACCGCTTCAGCTGAAAACATAACTGTCGGTCAAACTCTTCAAATCAGCATAGACACAAACGCAGCTGGATTAATCTACACAGTAGTAAATGGAAATAATTATACTGCAGAAAATAATCGTATAATTATCCCAAACCTAAAAGCAAACACTTACACTGCTTCCATTGTATATGCTGGAAATGATAAATACGAAAGCATTGCTAAAGAGGTTAAATTCACAGTATCTAAAATGAATGTATCCTTGGATGATGCTTTAAGTATTTCTGATGACAATACTACATTCACTGTTAAGTTGGCAGGTGATGCAACAGGTAACATTAAAGTCAGCGTTGATAATGTAGACTACACTAAAGACCTTTCAGGTGGTTTGGCTGAAGTTGTCATTCCAAAATTAAGTGAAGGCCCACACAACATTAAAATCACCTATTCCGGAGATGACAAATATCTTGAAAGCACCAAAAGCATAATCATTAACGGTGAAAATGTCACACCAGTTGATAACACAACACAACCGGTAGACAATACCACTAACACTACCCAACCGGATGATAATGCAACTAACACTTCTGATACTAACCAGTCAGTCAGTGTTCCTGATGAAGCATTTACAATTCCTGAGGATGGCAGTGATTATAGTATTAGCTTGCCGAGTGATGCTACTGGTACTTTGACTGTTACTGTTGATGGTAACGAATATTCTCAAGAGTTAGTTAATGGTAAAGCTACAGTTACTGTTCCTGAGTTAAGTGAAGGCTCCCATAACGTTACTGTAACTTATTCCGGTGACAGTAAGTATGCACCGGTTACCAAAACAACTGTTGTTGTTAAAGATCCTGTAAATGCAACTGGTGATAATAACTCAACCAGTGGAAACAACACTGGAAATAATACTGGTGATAATAACTCAACTGGTGAAAATGCTACTCAGAGTGTTCCGGATGAAGCATTTACAATTCCTGAGGATGGCAGTGATTATAGTATTTCACTTCCGAGTGATGCTACTGGTACTTTGACTGTTACGGTTGATGGTAAAGAATACTCTCAAGTGTTGGTTAACGGTAAAGCTACAGTTACTGTTCCTGAGTTAAGTGAAGGCTCTCATAATGTTACTGTAACTTATTCTGGTGACAGTAAGTATGCGCCAGTTACAAAGACTAGTGTTGTTGTTAAAGATCCTGTAAATTCAACCAGTGGAAATAACACTGGAAATAATACTGGTGATAATAACTCAACTGGTGAAAATGCTACTCAGAGTGTTCCAGATGAAGCATTCACTATCTCTGAAAGCGGAAGCGATTACAGTATTTCACTTCCAAGTGATGCTACTGGTACTTTAACAGTTACTGTTGATGGTGTTCCATACACTCAAACATTAGTCAACGGTAAGGCAACTGTTAGCATTCCTGAATTATCTGAAGGCTCTCACAACATCACTGTTACTTACTCTGGTGACAGTAAGTACGCATCAATCACCAAGTCAAGTGTTGTTGTTAAAGAGCATATTCCACTAATCAAGCTTACAGCTTCCAATTTAAGCATGCTCTACACAAGTGGTAAGTACTTCAAGGTCAGATTGACCAGTGACGGTAAAGCCCTACCAAATCAGAAGGTTAAAATCACAATCAACGGCAAAACCTACACCAAAACAACAGATAATAACGGTTATGCTTCACTTAAAATCAGCCTTCCTCCAAAAGCATATACTGTGAAAGCAACATACGGTAATTTAACCCTTACCAAGAAGGTTACCGTTAAAACTGTTGTCCAGGCGAAAAACATTAACGCCAAAAAGTCTTCTAAGTCAATCAAAATCAAAGTTACTCTCAAAAAGGTAAACAAGAAATACCTCAAAAACAAGAAAGTGACTTTGAAGTTTAACAAGAAGACTTTCAAGGCTAAAACCAACAAGAAGGGTGTTGTTACATTCACAATTAAAAAGAATGTCTACAATAAACTCAAAGCAAACAAAAAATACACCTATCAGGTGATTTACGCCAAAGACAAGGTTAAAAAGACAATAAAATTTAAAAAATAG
- a CDS encoding helix-turn-helix domain-containing protein: MLIYTKNINDINIEDIDNLIAKKQIESKFLEFKQQKSNGEEDKILKTVCGFANADGGLFIYGLKEKNGEAHEITGVSLNGKSWDDKKLQIQDWIYGRIEPHLNIEINMLTSADGKLLILIKVPKSWNPPHCVIDNQKRIFYVRRDGRTDPMEYEELKRMFDLNNSLIEKINNFRDNRIAKLESENQEHYKVIFHAVPLNAYSNNNINLEKAKNELKGRIIGSNYKYNFEGLYYNNSEENLQFFRNGTFERCYTIPYTNEKIYLDTYEKDCISFCKEILQLYKELNIICPVVFFVSLTNIEGYSLRSNGRNRSYESIPDKREKLDPNGIIINNENEIEEKVKDLFKPLWNHYGFPENNTPK, from the coding sequence ATGCTAATTTATACTAAAAATATCAACGACATTAACATTGAAGATATAGACAACCTAATCGCCAAAAAACAAATTGAAAGTAAATTTTTAGAATTCAAACAACAAAAGTCCAACGGAGAAGAAGACAAGATTCTAAAAACCGTTTGTGGATTTGCAAATGCTGATGGAGGATTGTTTATATATGGTTTAAAAGAAAAAAATGGGGAAGCACATGAAATTACAGGAGTTTCACTTAATGGAAAAAGTTGGGATGATAAAAAACTACAAATTCAAGATTGGATATATGGAAGAATTGAACCTCATTTAAATATAGAAATAAATATGCTTACTTCAGCTGATGGCAAATTACTTATTCTTATTAAGGTTCCTAAAAGTTGGAATCCTCCACATTGTGTTATAGATAATCAAAAGAGGATTTTTTATGTAAGAAGAGATGGTCGTACAGACCCCATGGAATATGAAGAGTTGAAAAGAATGTTTGATTTAAATAATAGTTTAATTGAAAAGATTAATAATTTTAGAGACAATAGAATAGCAAAACTCGAATCTGAAAATCAAGAACACTATAAAGTTATTTTCCATGCAGTTCCATTAAATGCCTACTCGAACAATAACATCAATTTAGAAAAAGCAAAAAATGAATTAAAGGGTAGAATCATTGGAAGTAATTATAAATACAATTTTGAGGGATTATACTATAATAATAGCGAAGAAAATTTACAATTCTTCCGAAATGGAACTTTCGAAAGATGTTACACAATACCATACACAAATGAAAAAATATACTTAGATACTTATGAAAAAGATTGTATAAGCTTTTGTAAAGAAATTCTCCAGTTATACAAAGAATTAAATATCATATGCCCAGTTGTTTTCTTTGTTAGTTTAACTAATATTGAAGGATACTCATTAAGAAGTAATGGAAGAAATAGAAGTTATGAAAGTATTCCCGACAAAAGAGAAAAATTAGACCCCAACGGCATTATCATAAATAATGAAAATGAAATTGAGGAAAAAGTTAAAGATTTATTTAAACCATTATGGAATCATTATGGATTTCCAGAAAATAATACACCAAAATAA
- a CDS encoding ImmA/IrrE family metallo-endopeptidase, which yields MPEALNVNPAMIKWAREDSGFSLDELPGYLKDAEKWETGEKVPTWTDLRNMAKKYKRPSFFYFLSKPPIDNDDFIEFRSDEKIEEFSPELRLEIRKAKSRRNAYIRIHEDMGIPIPNFKKHVCNEKNPIKLGQYIREYLNVDFETQQKWILNNNGNRDGTHKSFLDHWKEICFDLGILVFETNGVLESEISGCSIYYDYCPIILLNGKNYHNRRIFTLMHELAHLIQGTSAICDVDKHNKKEAFCNNVAAEILMPHDTFKNLQLFTKNKHELKVARLSNIYGVSKQSIVYKLNNSGFIDDGLKNEWIIKLESDNQIMREKDAERRRNSEPHISTISMKRKQDGTSYTRLILEAYDNDIITSTQAMRYLDTSLDKIKGLDLEIRG from the coding sequence ATGCCTGAAGCACTTAATGTAAATCCTGCAATGATAAAGTGGGCTAGAGAGGATTCTGGATTTTCATTAGATGAATTGCCAGGTTATCTAAAAGATGCTGAAAAATGGGAAACTGGTGAAAAGGTTCCTACATGGACAGATTTAAGAAACATGGCAAAAAAATACAAAAGACCATCATTCTTTTATTTCCTTTCAAAACCTCCTATTGACAATGATGATTTTATTGAATTTAGATCTGATGAAAAAATAGAAGAGTTTAGCCCTGAATTAAGATTAGAGATTAGAAAAGCGAAATCCAGAAGAAATGCATATATCAGAATTCATGAAGATATGGGCATACCGATACCTAACTTCAAAAAACATGTTTGCAATGAGAAAAATCCTATTAAATTAGGTCAATATATTAGGGAATATCTAAATGTTGATTTCGAAACACAACAAAAATGGATATTAAATAATAATGGAAATCGCGATGGAACTCATAAAAGTTTCCTAGACCATTGGAAAGAAATTTGTTTTGATTTAGGGATATTAGTATTTGAAACAAATGGGGTCTTAGAATCCGAAATAAGTGGATGTTCAATTTATTATGATTATTGTCCAATTATATTGCTTAATGGTAAAAATTATCATAATAGAAGAATTTTCACATTAATGCATGAGTTAGCTCACTTAATACAAGGAACTAGCGCCATATGTGATGTGGATAAGCATAACAAAAAAGAAGCATTTTGCAATAATGTTGCCGCTGAGATACTAATGCCTCATGATACATTTAAAAACCTTCAATTATTCACAAAAAATAAACATGAATTAAAAGTCGCTAGACTATCTAATATTTATGGAGTTAGTAAACAAAGTATTGTTTACAAGTTAAATAATAGCGGTTTTATCGATGATGGATTAAAAAATGAATGGATTATAAAGCTTGAAAGTGACAATCAAATAATGAGGGAAAAAGATGCTGAAAGGAGAAGGAATAGTGAACCTCATATTTCAACAATTTCCATGAAAAGAAAACAGGATGGTACCTCATACACAAGATTAATTTTGGAAGCTTATGATAATGACATAATTACTTCCACCCAGGCAATGAGATATTTGGATACGTCTTTAGATAAAATAAAAGGTTTGGACTTGGAGATTAGGGGGTAA
- a CDS encoding DUF4411 family protein gives MQYVFDTNILIDMHENYFPTVFDTVWDKVKELIDDGTMVSITEVKLELKSEPIKNHWLNIESQCNETLFKELINGEEECIPLIEGLSIYKEEFRRNSIVTSLENEWGNYATVVADPWLIAYGWKNGAVVVTNEKPTKKHNIPHVCDELGVGHVNLRQFFEDNNIKF, from the coding sequence ATGCAATATGTTTTTGACACAAATATTTTAATTGACATGCATGAGAATTATTTCCCTACAGTATTCGATACAGTTTGGGATAAAGTAAAGGAATTAATCGATGATGGAACTATGGTTTCCATTACTGAAGTAAAATTAGAATTAAAATCCGAACCTATTAAAAATCATTGGTTAAATATCGAATCCCAATGTAATGAAACATTATTTAAGGAATTAATTAATGGTGAAGAAGAATGCATCCCATTAATTGAAGGGTTGTCAATTTATAAAGAAGAGTTTCGAAGAAACAGCATTGTCACTTCTCTTGAAAATGAATGGGGAAATTATGCAACTGTTGTTGCTGATCCATGGCTCATTGCTTATGGTTGGAAAAATGGTGCAGTGGTTGTTACTAATGAAAAACCAACAAAAAAACATAATATTCCACATGTCTGTGATGAATTGGGAGTGGGGCATGTTAATCTAAGACAGTTTTTTGAAGACAATAATATTAAATTTTAA
- a CDS encoding pseudomurein-binding repeat-containing protein codes for MKDNKKDNISWTSFCQAMNSIAYWLVQNQKKYKKRDHYQILTLKGNCKDIEKKAKKLGSDKLVAMYTMAAIKDNKSLDFLPNYVTLKNKEQIDKAEYVDMAIRTESYIRANGRLPAIVYRKSTLPDYNDSTMKLFIKTYTFKGNSIDEALAIIAKKKLYSKYFDSQKTDKKTITDAKDGKGSNCVDWGQVYYRIAKSLGYDVQFVHVRCRVSGTGHIRLRLRHKKHTSGNWINRDPAAVADTTSGNVRTIWCDDGYIIAYDPSWIFTDLYSS; via the coding sequence ATGAAAGATAATAAAAAAGATAATATCAGTTGGACAAGCTTTTGTCAGGCCATGAATTCAATTGCCTACTGGCTTGTCCAAAACCAAAAGAAATACAAAAAACGTGACCATTACCAGATATTAACATTAAAAGGTAATTGTAAAGACATAGAAAAGAAGGCAAAGAAACTAGGTTCAGATAAATTAGTGGCTATGTATACAATGGCAGCCATTAAAGACAACAAGTCACTGGATTTCCTTCCAAACTATGTGACCTTAAAGAATAAGGAACAAATCGATAAGGCTGAATATGTTGACATGGCAATTAGAACTGAAAGCTATATTCGAGCCAACGGAAGGCTTCCGGCTATTGTATATCGCAAGTCAACATTACCTGACTATAACGATTCAACAATGAAGTTATTTATAAAGACTTATACTTTCAAAGGTAATAGTATTGATGAGGCACTGGCAATAATAGCTAAAAAGAAATTGTACAGCAAATACTTTGATTCTCAAAAAACTGACAAGAAAACTATAACAGATGCTAAGGATGGTAAAGGTTCCAACTGTGTGGACTGGGGACAAGTGTACTATCGTATAGCTAAAAGCTTAGGTTATGATGTGCAGTTTGTTCATGTCCGATGCAGGGTTTCAGGAACCGGCCACATCAGATTAAGATTAAGACATAAAAAACACACGTCTGGAAACTGGATTAACCGTGATCCAGCTGCAGTTGCAGACACAACTTCAGGCAATGTCAGAACAATCTGGTGTGATGATGGCTACATCATAGCATATGACCCATCATGGATTTTCACAGATTTATACAGTAGTTAA